ATGCTGGTACCATGGGGCTGATTAATTATGGTAGTATGGACCGACGCTTTTTTGGCAAAATGGGTGCTTCTCGTTTGGCACGTACTTTATGTGCATCTGCTGCCTCAGCGGCTCTACACTCTGTATATGGAACACGACTTGGTGTTGATCCAGAGGATATGGTGCACTCTCGCTTGATTATCGCATGGGGCACCAATACGATTCATACGAACGTCCATCAGTTTCCGATTATGGAGGAAGCACGGAAGAACGGGGCAGTCTTGGTGGTCATCGATCCGTATAGGCATGAGACGGCAGAAAAGGCAGATATTCATTTGCAAATCAAACCAGGGACAGATAGCGCTCTTGCACTGGGTATGATTCATTTATTAATTCATAACGATCAGCTAGACCATGCATACATTGCCAACTATCTACAAGGCTTTGATGAGCTAAAAGAGCGAGTAAAACCATATACACCAGCACATGTAGCTAGCATTACGGGGCTTTCTGAGCAAGAGATCATTGAATTTACTCAATTATATGCAAGCACCAAAGCTTCCCTTATTCGCTGTGGATTTGGTCCGCAGCGCCATACGACTGGGGGAGAAATCATTCGTACGTTGGCAGTGCTTCCAGCATTAACAGGAGCCTGGCAAGAGCTAGGTGGAGGCTTCCTACTTGCTAATATGGATGTTGGAATTAATTATGAGAATTTGTATCGAACGGATGTGTATGAGGGAACCCCGCGGGAAATAAACTGTGCGCAACTAGGCTCCGCTCTATTGCAGCAAGACAACCCAGTAAAGGCTCTTTATGTCTACAACAGTAATCCAGCTTTAGTGACTCCTGACGCTAATAAAGTTACGGAAGGGTTACTGCGAGACGATTTGTTTACAGTAGTCCATGAGCAACATATGACAGAAACCTGCCGTTATGCAGATATTATATTGCCTGCGACCACAACTCTGGAGCATCTGGATATTCATACCTCCTATTGGCATTTATATATTCAGTTAAATGAGCCTTCTATTGCACCCTTAGGAGAAGCCAAATCTAATACGGAGACATTTCGTTTGTTAGCGGAGGCGATGGGATATACGGAAGACTGCTTTAAGGATAGTGATGAGGATTTAATTAGGCAGGCTTTGGACTCTACCCACCCGTTTCTTAAAGGAATCACGTATGAGACGCTTAAGGAAAAGAAATATCAGAAAATAGCATTTGAAGGGGAGCATTTCTTTCCTTTTCAGCATGGCTTCCTAACTCCAAGTAAGAAGGTCGAAGCGCTTGCTCCACAAATGAAAGAGCTAGGCTTAGAGCCGTTGGTTAATTACACACCGCTTGAGCAAGAGGAGGAGAATCCTGAGCAATATCCCCTACACTTTTTGACGGTGAAATCAAAGCATTTCTTAAATTCTAGCTTTGGAAATGTAGAGACACTAAAGAAGCGGGAAAAAGAGCCGGTCCTCTATATGAATCCTCAGGACGCACTTTCACGGGGGATCGCAGAGGGAGACCAAGTGAAAGTATATAATAATCGTGGAGAGATCGTCCTCCCAGCTAAAATCAGTGAAAAAGTGGGAGCAGGTGTGCTAGTTACCCCTATTAATTTATGGCAAAAGAATGTGAATGTAACCACCTCAGAAGCATTAACTGATCTGGGCGGTGGAGCAACGTATTACACCAATTTTGTAGAGGCAGTGAAAATAGAATAGGAGGCATGGGGGATGGATATGAATGGATTAGTCGGTATACCGCACTGTCTAAGCATTTTCTTTCATTCTTTGAACAGCAACAGGATTTGCACACAATTTCATCTTATCGACATCCCCATTTCGGTGAATTAAAGGTTAGCTATGCTGAGGTAGTCCAACATATTGTCAATCACGGAAACAGAATAACGAAAGATTTTACATTAGTAAAACAGGCTGAAGGAGACGTGAGTAGACTTCTTCAGCCTGTTTGTTGTTATGCTCCGAACAGTTGCTCAACCTTTTGCGGTAACGAGCCCCAAAACTTAGAGATGTCTGGTTTAGCGTCACCGATGATACTCTCATCTGCTTTTCCATGTTCGTAAATCATATCTTTGTTTTTGTTTACAATCTGTACGTACTCCGTAATGATGCTTGTGGTCTTGGTATCACTATGAGCTTTTATGAATTGTTCGTACGATTTTTTTACCTCTGGCAACAGCTTCATTGTTTTTTCATCAATGGCATCGTAACGGTAGTTGCTGAGATATTCTTGTAAATAGGTTTGATATAGATTCCTAACATCTGTTTTCTTGATTCCGTTATGATAGGTGGTTAAGTACTTTTCTACTTTTACGATGCGTTCTCCCAGCTCTTGACGTGTAATACTTAAACGACCATCTCTTGAAATGGGTTTATTGTATTCGTCCCATTGTAACTCCATGTACGCCTTCAGGTCGCCAGTGAAATAGCTAGAGTATTGCTTCAAGGCATCATAATCTACCACCCAATATAGATCTCCCTCGTTATCTGTTAAGGCAAGCTTACCAGCAAATTTATCCTGCATGTATTTCTTTAAAGGCTCATCTTTCATTTTTGTCACATCTACAGGGAATCCGATCTCATATAGCTTTTGAGCATTGTTATTTTCCGCTAATAATTTCGAAAAGCTTTCATTCAATCCAATCAGGTGAGTGGCATAATATTCATCCAGAATCACGAATAGTTGATCGGCAGTTTCACTTTTTACGTTTTTGATAGTCTTATCCAAGTAGGCGATTAATTCAGCAGGCTCTTTCGTTTGCGATGCGATCTCCTGCATTTGTTTTATTACGTCTTGTTCTGCATTTTGTTGATTTTTCTGCGTAGTACTTGTCTGAGGTGTGGTTTCTCCTTGTGCCGGGGGGGAGCCTGTTGAAGTATTTCCACAGCCTGTTACTAATCCAACGGCTAACACTGAGCTAAGCACCAGATATCCTGAATATTTCATAGGAACCACTCCGCATCTATTGTTATTATTTTGTCAATTAGTAATTTATGTAAAAAATATCTATATGATATCAGACGATACAGTATGTCAATTGGTTTCAAATATATAACCAGCTTTGCTATACTACATATAACTCCAAAATATTGAGAATCGTTATCAATGAACTAATGATGACAAAACATAGAAAGTGGCGACAAATATGTCAGATCAACAACAACAACATCTGTATCCTGATGAATCGACTAGAAGATTGGATCAATACCAATGGAAGCTACAAGAGATAGAACTGCTTAAAGGGAATCATTATAAACCAAGACCGTTGATCCATCAGCTAACGAACTCCTATGCTCTGCTTATAGCACTTCAAGGTCAAGGTCATGTCTTAATTGATGAACAAGCTCATCCACTACTAAAGGATGGGGTCTATGTATGCACACCAGGTCAAACACTTGGGATTGAATTAACCTCAGAGGCCGAAGCTCATTGTTATGTGATTTACTTTCATGTATATCAGGAATCGGGAAAGCGGAAGTCACATTTGAAATCTGTGCGTGATAAGGGGCTCTTTGGGAGGGGAGGAGAAGTTCCGCATACGATCTCCCAACTTACAATGATGTGCCAAACGATCGACAAGCAATGGAAAAGTCCGAAATCGCTGGATCGTTTTTTGGGGCAAATCTCTTTTCTACAGCTTATTCATACGCTTATGAACAATAGTTATGTTCGCATTGAGGATTCCAAAACTACGATTGCTAAAGCAAAAACCTATATAGATACTCATTTTAACAAAAGCCTTTGTTTAGACGATCTAGCTAAAATTGCGGGGGTAAGTCCAAAGTATTTTGGCGAGCTGTTTAAAAAGACGTATGGGATAGGTGCAATCGAATATGTAACAAAGGTGAGGATGAATCAAGCAAAGCAATTTATGAGTAGACCGCAGGTTCGGTTAAAGGACGTTGCTCATCAGATTGGTTATAACGATGAGTTTTACTTTAGCCGTAAGTTTAAACAGGAGGTAGGTGTATCGCCCACCACTTACATGAAGCGACGTCAGAAAAGAATAGCTATATATAGTCATCGGCTTCTTGGTTATGTCTTAGCATTGGAGGTGATTCCTTATGCAGCTCCTCTGCATCCAAAATGGTCGTCCATATACTATGAGAAATATCGTAGCGAAATACCTATTCATTTAAGTGCGTACCGTATTGATTACAAATGGCAAAGCAACATTGAGGTATTAGAACAAATCAATCCCGATCTTATTATCAGCATAGATCAATTAGAAGTAAAAGAGAAAGCAAAATTGGAACAGGCGGGATCAGTGAGTTATGTCTCATGGAGTGATACAGATTGGAGAACACAATTTCTGCAAACAGCCGAGTTATTACAAGTATCTCGGGATGCAGTCATGTGGCTTTCGTCTTATGATCGCAAGGTGAAGATGATCAGAGAGAAAATCAGTGAAACAATAAAGAACGATACCTTTCTAATTATCCGTCTATTAAAGCAAAATATATATGTATACAGTAATTCTAGTATGACTCAGGTATTTTATGGTGATCTGCAAATGATTCCCGCTCATCCTTTGTATGAAGGGGGGATTGATGAAAAAATAACAATACAGGAGCTGGCGAAGTATGATCCCGATCATATATTGGTACTTGCATGCCCCGAAACTGAGACACTAAATTACTGGAAACATCTACAAATGACAGCCGAGTGGCAAGAGCTTAGGGCGGTTCGTCTAAATAAAGTCCATGAAATCTTATCAAATCCCTGGCGTGATTACTCCCCACTAGCTCATGAGCGTTTAATCGAGGATGTCTATCGTCTCTTTTCTGGAAATCGTCCATATTGATTCCGGAAATCGTTCATGGTCGAGCAGAGTCTACTCCTCTATAATCGTAAATGAGAATTATTATCAAACATTTCAGGTTGTCTTATCGAGAGGGGACATTATAAACATGAATAAACGTAAGTTTCTAGGAGTAGGTCTAGTAGCCATATTGGCTCTGATGGTAACGGCTTGCGGTGCGAAAACAGAGACTACAGCACCTACCAATACGACAGCTACTAGCAGTGACAGTCAAAAAGCATCAGAATCAACCACAGGTGAAACAAGAACGATTAAGTATCTCGATCAAGAATATAAAGTTCCAGCCAAGACAGACCGCATTGTCATTACAGGTAGTATGGAGTCTATGGAAGACGCTGTGGTTCTAGGTGTACAACCAGTAGGTGCGATTTCTGTAGGTGGTAAATTCCCAGATATTTTTGCAAGTATTACAGGCTCATCAGAATCCATAGGTGAAAAAATGCAACCAAATCTGGAGACCATCCTCAAATTAAAACCAGACGTGATCTTAGGTTCGTCTAAATTTAAACCAGAAGTATTTGCGAAATTTGGTAAGATCGCACCAACGTTCCCGGTTTCTCATATCTCAAGCAATTGGGAAGCTAACCTGCACCTATTAGCTGAATTAACAGGAAAGCAAGCAGAAGCAGAAGATGTATTGAAAAAATATAAAGAAAATGTAGAAGAGGCAAAAGCTTCTTTGGGCGATAAGCTGAAAGATAAAAAAGTAGTAGCGATACGCCTGCGTCAGGGTACGATCAATATCTACCCAGAAAAGGTTTTCTTTAACCCATCCTTATATGCGGAATTAGGTTTTACAGCACCAGAGGAAGTTAAGGCAGCAAAAGCACAAGAGGCTATGTCGTTAGAAAAATTTAGTGCCATGAATCCAGACTATATCTTTGTACAATTTTCACCTGATGAAAATAAAGACCAACCTAAATCATTAGAGGATCTAGAGAAAAATCCAATTTGGCAAAGCATAAATGCTGTGAAAAATGGTCATGTTTACGTGAATGTAGTCGATCCATTAGCACAAGGTGGTACAGCATGGAGCAAAATTAACTTCTTGAAAGCTGCGGTGGAAAAGCTGTCCAAGTAGATAAAAAGGCGAGAAGAGTACAATGAGAGTAAAGAAATCAGTACCAGTTGCCATTTTGTTGACATCACCAGTTTTTATTGTGATCCTGATGGCACTATCCATTGTCTATGGAACTAAAAACATAGAATTAAGTGCAGTTCAGGATGCTATCTTTCACTTTGATTCTGGTAATGTTGATCATCAGATTATCATGCATTCCAGATTGCCAAGAGCTATAGGAGCACTGTTGATTGGGGCATTCTTAGCAATGTCGGGAGCTTTAATGCAGGGGATGACCAGAAATTTTCTGGCATCTCCTTCCATTATGGGGGTATCAGACGGATCAGCATTTGTTATTACAGTGTGTATGATCTTTATGCCAAACACATCTTCTCTACAAATGATAATGTATTCCCTGATTGGTTCAGCGATAGGGGTAGGAATTGTATTGGGGTTTGCATCTCTATTGCCTAATGGTATGACCCCAGTCAGATTGGCTATAATCGGGACCGTTATTGGAACAGTCCTGAGTAGCATGTCGCAAGCCTTGTCCACCTATTTTCAAATATCGCAGAATCTCAGTTTTTGGTATAACTCGAGATTACACCAGATTGATCCGGATTTGATCACATTAGCCATTCCATTTGCAATCGTAGGTATTTTGCTGGCGTTATTTTTGTCTAAATCCATTACGATCCTGTCATTGGGTGAGGAGATAGCGGTCAATTTAGGACAGCGTACAGCTCTGATTAAAGGGCTGACGATGCTGACTGTTGTCATTTTGACTGGTATTTCTGTTGCTTTGGTAGGTAAGATTGGATTCGTTGGATTAATTGTTCCACATATTGCTCGCTTTTTGGTAGGAATAGATTATCGATGGATCGTACCGTGCTCAGCAGTGATTGGTGGAATATTTTTAGTATTTTGCGACATCCTTAGTCGGTTTATGAATTACCCTTTTGAAACACCAATCGGAGTAGTTACCTCACTGTTTGGTATTCCATTCTTCCTCTATTTGATTGTTAAAAAAGGGGGAGAAAAACATGGCTCTTAACAAAAAACAATCGCATGCATTTGCTAAGACGTCGACTACTCGATTTTGGACGGTTATTGTGGCAAGTATTTGTCTGGGATTACTAGCTACTTATATTAGTGTTACAAACGGCGAGTTTGATATGACGATCAAAGACGTTATAAACACACTGCTGCGTATTGATCCTAATCCTGAACATGACCTGGTTATCTTTGATTTTCGTTTACCGCGTATTGTGATTGCGGCACTTGTTGGTATGGGGCTAGGGATGGCCGGTACCGTTGTTCAAGCAATTACCCGAAATGGACTTGCTGATCCTGGAATATTAGGTATTAATGCGGGTGCAGGGTCTGCAATTGTATTGTTTATCTTTCTATTTGAAGGGAAGATGGGTAACGAAGGTTTATTAACAACATTAGCCATGCCTATGTTTGGGTTGATGGGGGGGTTACTCTCTGCTTTGCTTATCTATCTATTTGCTTGGCAAAAGGGGAAGTTAGATCCACAGCGCCTTATTCTGGTTGGAATTGCAGTTGGAACGGGCTTAGGGGCATTTACTCTCTATCTCTCTTTACGCATGAACGCAAAGGATTTTGAGATGGCAACAGTGTGGATGACAGGCAGTATTTGGAGTGCTAACTGGATTTATATTGTGGCTATGCTACCTTGGTTTATCTTGTTTATTCCGGTCCTTTTTCGAAAAGCCAACATCTTAAATCTATTACAGCTAGATGAAAGCAGCGTTAGAGGGCTTGGTGTGTCCACAGAAAAAGAAAAAATGGTGCTCTTACTTGCTAGTATCGGGATCATTAGTGCATGTGTATCAGTGTCAGGTAGCATTGGTTTCGTTGGACTAATGGCACCACATATTGCTAAAGCTTTGGTAGGGAATCATCACGCGCGTGTATTACCAGTATCAGCTTTGATGGGAATGCTCTTGGTTCTTGTGTCAGATTTTATTGCAAAGACTGTTTTCTCGCCGGCGGAGCTTCCTGTAGGAATTGTAATTGCGATTATAGGGGGACCATACTTCCTTTACCTGCTGTATAAAGCAAGGGCCTAGATGATAGGGTTAAACAGTATTTAATACAAAAGCCTGGAGCATATAACTCCAGGCTTTTGTTTGTAGAAAGAAATGGTTTCTTATGCTTGGAAAAGCGTTAATTCGTACTGTAAGTTACGCGCGCTCTTTTTTTCCATAAGGAAGCAAGCTATCTACGGCTGCCATACTACTGCCATTCAATGCAAGATATAGTCCCATTGTGAAGAGAGCTAGGTCAAATTCATAGCCACCGATGAAACCAGCTGCCAATTTAACTTTTAAGGTAGCTCCTACCATGATGACCATGAGTAAAAACGAAATGGCACGAGTTCCTAGCCCTAAAATTAATAGAATACCTCCTACTAATTCGATGGTTCCAACCACATAAGCTAGGAAACCAGGTAGGCCGATACTTTCGAAAAATCCTACAATGTTTTCAATGCCCCCCTGGAATTTATCAAGACCGTGTAGCAAGAAGGTCAAACCTAATACGACACGAAGAATAAGTGCGCCAAGCTGTTGTTTGTTTGCCACTTTTGTGTAGCTCCTTTCAGATAATATTTAGTTACTTACTAATTATAAGTATAATAATGTCATTGTTCACTTTTGTCAAGCGTCTAACTATAATGTTGATTTTTTCCTGTCAGGTTCATATATATATGCGTATCTTATGCTCTTCATAACTTCTTTATATATACTTCATAAGTTCCTCACTTCTTTTCTGTATGCTAGAAAAAAAGAGGAGGAGCATATATGAAAAAAATGATTTTTTCTCTAACGTCGTTGCTAGTAGTCATGGGAATTGCTACAGGGGTATACGCAAGCACGTCACAGGTAACACCAGACCAAACGCAAAAGGAATTTGAACAGATGCGCCCTTGGATGAAACAAATGCACCCACAAATGACAGATGCACAAATCAAATCTATGTATGAAAGTTGTCACGGGCAAAACGGCATGCATGATAGAATGATGAAGAATTATACAGACCAGACTCCAAATCGTTAAATAATCGCTTATAATAAGAGAAGAAAACAGGATAAGGCAGACTTTCCGTAAAGGAGGGGCTGCCTACTTGTGCATTTTTGCACATAGTAAGCGAGGCGGGTGAGAGCAAGATGGGTCAACACAAGATTTTAGTTGTTGATGATGAAGAAAATATTTTGCAGGTAATTCGAGCTTACCTAGAGAGAAGTGGTTACATTGTTTATGTAGCAGAGACGGGGGAGGCGGCACTTCACCTTCATCAACTTTTACAGCCAGATCTCATGATTTTAGATTTGATGTTACCTGATATGTCGGGAGAGGATATATGCCGACAATTACGTAAAACCTCGAATATTCCTATTCTTATGCTGACAGCAAAAAGTGCTGAGGATGATAAAATTAATGGGTTATTAATGGGAGCAGATGATTATGTTAGTAAGCCATTCAGTCCACGTGAATTAGTGGCTCGGGTTATTACTTTGTTACGGCGGACAAGCTCTACTAAAAAACAAGAGCAAGTTCTTACGTTTCTACAAAAACGTCTATGTGTGGAACCAGAACTCCATCAGGTTACGCTAGATCAGGCTTGTATCACACTGACTCCCATTGAATTTAAATTGCTGTATACATTAGCTAGTCAACCCAAAAGAGTGTTTAGTCGTCTGGAACTAATTAATCAAATACAGGGCTATGGATTTGATGGATATGAACGCACCATTGACGTACACATTAAAAACGTAAGGCAAAAATTAAACGATGACCCCAAACACCCCTCTTTTATTTCGACAGTATTTGGTGTGGGCTATAAATTTTTGGTGAACCGTGATGAAGCATAAAGGGATGAAACGACAGCTTTTCCTTTCGCATTTAGGTGTTGCACTCGTTTCCTTGTTAGTCATTATCATTATTGTTAATATCTCTGTTTCCTTTACATTTGGAAAATATGTTGAAAATCAACTAAAAGCGGAGGCAGATTCGATCCTAAAAGACCTGACGGAATCTTATGTAAAAACGAATGGATGGCAAAAGCAGGCGCTTATGGGTATTGGACACCGGGCTATGCAGCGTGAGATGGCTGTCATTTTGCTTGATGCAGAAGGAAACATGATCTGGGACTCGACTAAGATGGGTATGCATATGGGAAGTCAAAATTCCAAGCATACCTGTGCTGTAGATGATGCGCTTCCACACTCTACCTACTCTGCTCCAATCATCATTGGAGATCAGCAGGAGGGTACATTACATGTCGCGCTTCCAGATGGTCAATTTCAAGAACAGGAGCGAGAATTCATTACTAGATTCAATGGAATGGTTGGAGGTGCGCTTCTTATTGTCATTGTCGGTGTTTATTATTATAGCGTTCGCATCTCTCGCGGTATTAGTCATCCACTGCTTCACATTAAAGAGAAAGCGAATCGAATGCGGACAGGAGATCTCACAGCGCGAGTTGAGACGGACGCATTACATGGAGAAATACAGGAGCTAGGTCAAGCGCTAAATCATTTGGCAGAGAGCCTGCAAAAACAGGAACGATTACGCAAAAATTTAACAGCCGATATTGCCCATGAGTTACGAACGCCACTTGCAACGATTCAAAGCTACATGGAAGCTTTTGAAGATGGAATATGGGAGCCAACCTCAGAAAAATTAAAGATTTGTCAGGAACAGACCTCACAGCTTGTTCTGCTGATAAAGGATTTAGAGAAGTTAACGGAAGCCGAGAACCCGATGCTCCGTTTACAAAAGGAACAAGTGAACGTATCTGCTATCATATCGGAGGCACAAAAAGGTATCGCGGAATTATGGGACAAAAAAAGGATTCGATACGTTCCACCTATCATGGACGATATTTTTTTGTATGCGGATTATCGTAGACTATTGCAGGTTTTTACGAATCTACTTAGCAATGCTTATAAATATACCCCTGAAGATGGAGAAGTGCGGGTTACTATCGAAGAACAA
This is a stretch of genomic DNA from Brevibacillus laterosporus DSM 25. It encodes these proteins:
- a CDS encoding DoxX family protein, giving the protein MANKQQLGALILRVVLGLTFLLHGLDKFQGGIENIVGFFESIGLPGFLAYVVGTIELVGGILLILGLGTRAISFLLMVIMVGATLKVKLAAGFIGGYEFDLALFTMGLYLALNGSSMAAVDSLLPYGKKERA
- a CDS encoding FecCD family ABC transporter permease: MRVKKSVPVAILLTSPVFIVILMALSIVYGTKNIELSAVQDAIFHFDSGNVDHQIIMHSRLPRAIGALLIGAFLAMSGALMQGMTRNFLASPSIMGVSDGSAFVITVCMIFMPNTSSLQMIMYSLIGSAIGVGIVLGFASLLPNGMTPVRLAIIGTVIGTVLSSMSQALSTYFQISQNLSFWYNSRLHQIDPDLITLAIPFAIVGILLALFLSKSITILSLGEEIAVNLGQRTALIKGLTMLTVVILTGISVALVGKIGFVGLIVPHIARFLVGIDYRWIVPCSAVIGGIFLVFCDILSRFMNYPFETPIGVVTSLFGIPFFLYLIVKKGGEKHGS
- a CDS encoding iron-hydroxamate ABC transporter substrate-binding protein; its protein translation is MNKRKFLGVGLVAILALMVTACGAKTETTAPTNTTATSSDSQKASESTTGETRTIKYLDQEYKVPAKTDRIVITGSMESMEDAVVLGVQPVGAISVGGKFPDIFASITGSSESIGEKMQPNLETILKLKPDVILGSSKFKPEVFAKFGKIAPTFPVSHISSNWEANLHLLAELTGKQAEAEDVLKKYKENVEEAKASLGDKLKDKKVVAIRLRQGTINIYPEKVFFNPSLYAELGFTAPEEVKAAKAQEAMSLEKFSAMNPDYIFVQFSPDENKDQPKSLEDLEKNPIWQSINAVKNGHVYVNVVDPLAQGGTAWSKINFLKAAVEKLSK
- a CDS encoding FecCD family ABC transporter permease; translated protein: MALNKKQSHAFAKTSTTRFWTVIVASICLGLLATYISVTNGEFDMTIKDVINTLLRIDPNPEHDLVIFDFRLPRIVIAALVGMGLGMAGTVVQAITRNGLADPGILGINAGAGSAIVLFIFLFEGKMGNEGLLTTLAMPMFGLMGGLLSALLIYLFAWQKGKLDPQRLILVGIAVGTGLGAFTLYLSLRMNAKDFEMATVWMTGSIWSANWIYIVAMLPWFILFIPVLFRKANILNLLQLDESSVRGLGVSTEKEKMVLLLASIGIISACVSVSGSIGFVGLMAPHIAKALVGNHHARVLPVSALMGMLLVLVSDFIAKTVFSPAELPVGIVIAIIGGPYFLYLLYKARA
- a CDS encoding response regulator transcription factor; translated protein: MGQHKILVVDDEENILQVIRAYLERSGYIVYVAETGEAALHLHQLLQPDLMILDLMLPDMSGEDICRQLRKTSNIPILMLTAKSAEDDKINGLLMGADDYVSKPFSPRELVARVITLLRRTSSTKKQEQVLTFLQKRLCVEPELHQVTLDQACITLTPIEFKLLYTLASQPKRVFSRLELINQIQGYGFDGYERTIDVHIKNVRQKLNDDPKHPSFISTVFGVGYKFLVNRDEA
- a CDS encoding helix-turn-helix domain-containing protein, producing the protein MSDQQQQHLYPDESTRRLDQYQWKLQEIELLKGNHYKPRPLIHQLTNSYALLIALQGQGHVLIDEQAHPLLKDGVYVCTPGQTLGIELTSEAEAHCYVIYFHVYQESGKRKSHLKSVRDKGLFGRGGEVPHTISQLTMMCQTIDKQWKSPKSLDRFLGQISFLQLIHTLMNNSYVRIEDSKTTIAKAKTYIDTHFNKSLCLDDLAKIAGVSPKYFGELFKKTYGIGAIEYVTKVRMNQAKQFMSRPQVRLKDVAHQIGYNDEFYFSRKFKQEVGVSPTTYMKRRQKRIAIYSHRLLGYVLALEVIPYAAPLHPKWSSIYYEKYRSEIPIHLSAYRIDYKWQSNIEVLEQINPDLIISIDQLEVKEKAKLEQAGSVSYVSWSDTDWRTQFLQTAELLQVSRDAVMWLSSYDRKVKMIREKISETIKNDTFLIIRLLKQNIYVYSNSSMTQVFYGDLQMIPAHPLYEGGIDEKITIQELAKYDPDHILVLACPETETLNYWKHLQMTAEWQELRAVRLNKVHEILSNPWRDYSPLAHERLIEDVYRLFSGNRPY
- a CDS encoding molybdopterin-containing oxidoreductase family protein, whose amino-acid sequence is MTKEHTNICPHDCWDTCSMTVTVDESGKAVKIRGNKEHPVTKGFLCIKVNNYLERVYHPERILYPMKRSGKKGEGVFEQILWEEAIQLITDKYKEIIRQYGPEAVLPYSYAGTMGLINYGSMDRRFFGKMGASRLARTLCASAASAALHSVYGTRLGVDPEDMVHSRLIIAWGTNTIHTNVHQFPIMEEARKNGAVLVVIDPYRHETAEKADIHLQIKPGTDSALALGMIHLLIHNDQLDHAYIANYLQGFDELKERVKPYTPAHVASITGLSEQEIIEFTQLYASTKASLIRCGFGPQRHTTGGEIIRTLAVLPALTGAWQELGGGFLLANMDVGINYENLYRTDVYEGTPREINCAQLGSALLQQDNPVKALYVYNSNPALVTPDANKVTEGLLRDDLFTVVHEQHMTETCRYADIILPATTTLEHLDIHTSYWHLYIQLNEPSIAPLGEAKSNTETFRLLAEAMGYTEDCFKDSDEDLIRQALDSTHPFLKGITYETLKEKKYQKIAFEGEHFFPFQHGFLTPSKKVEALAPQMKELGLEPLVNYTPLEQEEENPEQYPLHFLTVKSKHFLNSSFGNVETLKKREKEPVLYMNPQDALSRGIAEGDQVKVYNNRGEIVLPAKISEKVGAGVLVTPINLWQKNVNVTTSEALTDLGGGATYYTNFVEAVKIE
- a CDS encoding sensor histidine kinase, which translates into the protein MKRQLFLSHLGVALVSLLVIIIIVNISVSFTFGKYVENQLKAEADSILKDLTESYVKTNGWQKQALMGIGHRAMQREMAVILLDAEGNMIWDSTKMGMHMGSQNSKHTCAVDDALPHSTYSAPIIIGDQQEGTLHVALPDGQFQEQEREFITRFNGMVGGALLIVIVGVYYYSVRISRGISHPLLHIKEKANRMRTGDLTARVETDALHGEIQELGQALNHLAESLQKQERLRKNLTADIAHELRTPLATIQSYMEAFEDGIWEPTSEKLKICQEQTSQLVLLIKDLEKLTEAENPMLRLQKEQVNVSAIISEAQKGIAELWDKKRIRYVPPIMDDIFLYADYRRLLQVFTNLLSNAYKYTPEDGEVRVTIEEQRTNIIIKVMDTGVGIRKEELPYVFERFYRGEKSRSRKSGGAGIGLAIVKAIVEAHGGEVQVESDMDKGTTCWVHLPIKRTGE